The Drosophila sulfurigaster albostrigata strain 15112-1811.04 chromosome 3, ASM2355843v2, whole genome shotgun sequence genomic sequence TTCATAAATTCCAAAACAAGTTCGATAGTTCATTCATGCGAGTTATTCATGTGAACTTGTTCTGACTCAGCTAAAGTGCAAGTGAGTGCAAAATTTTGTGGGCACACTAATCCGCAAGTGCATTTTACGTACGACATACAAGGggcttttgttgtgttgtttttcgAAGAATTAAAAGAAATCTGCGAAATATAtccaaagcaaagaaaatgtaaTGCTATTCATAAGCATAATAAGCAGAAAACAGGTCGCGTATACATGTCgtacatatattattgtttGAAAATTTGGTAAACAAGAGTACTCCAGAATTACtcacataaaataataagttaatTTCGGGTGAGTCTGCGAGTAATGCAATAATAATCTGAATGAATGTTGTCTGAACTGTTGAAAATAGTGAACAATAATGTCTTTCATTTGGCAGGGGAACAAGCCAACTTTGCTGTAGagttacagttgttgttgactgTTGTGCTGATAAGGCATAGAAAAAGAGGAAATACACAAATCTGAAGTCGAATTAGTCATCATACCATAAGTCGTACGcctttgtggctgccacaacacaacaaaacttAAACGCACCCACATAATGCCGATTTTATATAGCGTTATAGCTCGCGGCACCACGGTGCTGGCAAAGTTTGCCGAATGCGTTGGAAACTTTGCAGAAGTGACCGAGCAAATAATAAGTAGAATTGAAGTTCGCAACCACAAGATGACCTACTCCCATGGCGATTATTTGATACACTATACGTGCGAGAACAGATTGATTTACATGTGCATAACCGACAATGTAAGTGATGCTTAATAACTTTATGACCagcatttcataattttttatcaATAGGAATTTGAACGTTCTCGAGCCTTTCTCTTCCTTGCGGATATCAAGCAGAAATTTATACAAACCTATGGCTTGCAGGTGGCCACAGCAATTGGCTATGCAATGAACACGGAATTTTCCAAGATCATGTCCCAACAAATGGTACACTTCAGTCAATCACTTGAAGTCGATAATATATCCCAAGTACATGGTCAAATCGACGAACTTAAGGATATTATGATTAAGAATATTGGTAAATAGACTTGTGGATATGattatcatttgttttttttaatttgattaatattttcCAATAATAATTGCAGACAGTCTGCGTGATAGGGGTGAGAAATTGGAGCTGCTTGTCAATAGGACCGAGAACTTAAGCAATAATGTAAGTTGGCCACATGTtcaatataaatcaaatttacaatGTATCTCTTTTTGCTAAATATTCTCCATTCGCAGTCTGTGGCATTCCGTAAGGCATCGCGAAATCTGGCACGTCAAATGTTTTGGAAAAACATTCGTATTTATGTTGTCGTCGGACTAgtgattatatttattatttatgttattgtaAGCATGGCCTGTGGAGGACTAGCCTGGCAGTCATGTATTCAATAAGACGCAAACTTGgaaagtttattattgttatagcTCATACCCAtgtttatttacatacatattaaacTTTCGTACTATCATAATCTCTGTTATATGTAATAAAGATAAATGTatacaattatatttctatatatcgTATAGTATTGCTTATTTCACTTATCTTCGACATATACGATATCGTTGGCTTTAACATTTCCTGGTCGTCGAAGACCCAAGTGAATTCCCAAAGCAGGCGATGGATAGTCGAACAAACGATAGCTGTAGGTTTCATGATAACAAGTAATTATATATCTGCTATGTAAGTTGCTTCATTTTGCATCTTTTTACCTGCGAAGTGTTTTCAGTGGTTCGCCATCGACATTCCGTTCTGCTGTATTTACGTTGATGTTGGGAAAAATGCAACGAGTACATGGAGCCACAACCCGAAAGACAGCGTCATCGCCGATGCGTATCCACTGCCAACCATCCTCCGCATAAGGCTTATCCACATCCATTTTCAACTCAAAGTTTCCGCGAAATTGTAACGGTTCTACGGGCTGCTTTAGTCGTGTGTTCAGATCAGCAATAGAAGCCAAATTCATGAGCATATAGCTCGTTGCATCGTTAAGGGTTCCCTGCAAAAAGTTCGTCATTATTGGAGATATCCTGATCCAGGATTAGTTGGATTAGGATATCTCCTCTGCAGATAGTGAGCATCTAAGTTAGAGGTGCAATCATAATATCAACACAAAACAGACAGAATCATTTACTTGGTCTTTGGATGCTGATTTACATCACGTCAAGattgctcgactgtgagatagcGCTATCCCTTTTACAACGACGATAAACTTTAAACTACAGAAATCCAGCAGAACTTGTAACATTTACATTGTAGACTGTTTATCTAATAGAAACATCGAAAGCTAAATTACAGAGTTGATTACTTTGGCTGCAACTGTATTACGCTTGGATGATACGTTTTACATATAATGGAGTCTCCATTTACTAATAGAATGGAATCTCTACTTACTGAATCCGTCTGCCGCAGAAACGGCATATGTTTTAGTCGAGGATTGGTGGAACGTACTGGCACTGAATAAGGATAATACACCAGCTTCAAGCCCGAATCCTTTTTGAGTATGAACTGAGAGAACCAAGTGTCAAACTGAGTACCACACAACATCACCGTCAGGCTGACGCCCCATACTGCGGTGCGCACATCTTTTCCATCCTTTCCAGGTGATTGCAAATGATGGAAGTCCAGTGGTAAATCGGGCATGCCAGGGGCGGTAAACAGCAAAccattattaatttgtttgggCTGTATATGAACCATATGGGGATAACCTCGAGCTGTTATCATTTCGTTGTTATCGTTGATCAGCATAAATTTACGATCGCGCCAGCTGTCAATGCCAATGCCGAGCAAATCACAATCATACTCCTGTTGCTGGTCACTGATCTTGAGCGGAGCACACGACTTGACTGGAAATATGTGAATCTGCTGCAAAGTGCCAACGCGACGCCATTTGATTGGCATGAGATCGCGATGAAGATGGCGATATACCAAGTAACCAGCGGTCCCTGCAGCCACCAAACCAACGCCCACACCGATCAAGGTCTTATTGGACAGTCCCAAGCTAGTGCTTAAGTTGGAATTCATGTTCGTAGCTTATGTACTGCATTAAAGGTGCACATTTCAAGAATTTGACCTTATATATTCGTCAAAAATTACTCACATGACCACCTATCTGTTTAGATGTGACGATTACTTGTTGCTTTCTCCGACTAAATAGATTA encodes the following:
- the LOC133841576 gene encoding vesicle-associated membrane protein 7, whose translation is MPILYSVIARGTTVLAKFAECVGNFAEVTEQIISRIEVRNHKMTYSHGDYLIHYTCENRLIYMCITDNEFERSRAFLFLADIKQKFIQTYGLQVATAIGYAMNTEFSKIMSQQMVHFSQSLEVDNISQVHGQIDELKDIMIKNIDSLRDRGEKLELLVNRTENLSNNSVAFRKASRNLARQMFWKNIRIYVVVGLVIIFIIYVIVSMACGGLAWQSCIQ
- the LOC133841575 gene encoding mitochondrial amidoxime-reducing component 1; translated protein: MNSNLSTSLGLSNKTLIGVGVGLVAAGTAGYLVYRHLHRDLMPIKWRRVGTLQQIHIFPVKSCAPLKISDQQQEYDCDLLGIGIDSWRDRKFMLINDNNEMITARGYPHMVHIQPKQINNGLLFTAPGMPDLPLDFHHLQSPGKDGKDVRTAVWGVSLTVMLCGTQFDTWFSQFILKKDSGLKLVYYPYSVPVRSTNPRLKHMPFLRQTDSGTLNDATSYMLMNLASIADLNTRLKQPVEPLQFRGNFELKMDVDKPYAEDGWQWIRIGDDAVFRVVAPCTRCIFPNINVNTAERNVDGEPLKTLRSYRLFDYPSPALGIHLGLRRPGNVKANDIVYVEDK